TGAATGAACTTGAAAGGCTAGAGGAATCGGGTATTATTGCTGTGAGCGCAATTGGCGACCCGTCAAGCTTTGAAAATACCCTCAAAGTCTTGGGCGCTAACTTGCTTGAGGTAGTCAGAAAACGCGATCATTATGCCTATTCTGCTACTGACATGAGCCAAATTGAAGCGATTGCTCAGCGGCGAAACGCAGATGCTATTGTGACAACGGAAAAGGACTATGTGAAGCTTCAACCGTTTGTCTTAAAAGTAGGCATACCCATTTTTATTCTGAAAGTCAAAATGCGTCTTGAATCAGAAAGTCTCTTTGTCGATTGGTTAGTGAATTTAATCCATGCGCAGAAAAGCTAAATCTAAGCTAAAAAAACAAATTGAGTTGGGGTTTGGGTTATTTGCTTTGCAGATATCTCGAGCAGTATTCAGATTGATGTCATTAAAGACCGCTTTTCGGTTGGGCACAGGGTTAGGCAAGCTTGCCTATCGAATAATGCGCTCAAGGCGGAAGATGGCTTTGAATAATCTGCAAGCGGCCTTCCCTGATTGGTCAAAAGAACAGCGTGAGACGGTTGCAAGAGGGGTTTTTATTAATTTGGGTTGCAGCCTTGCTGAGTTTATGAAAGCTCCCTCGATTGGTAAATCTCGCTTAGCTGATATGTTCGAAATTGAGGGAAAGCAGTATTTTGATGAAGTAATGAGTGGGGGCAAAGGCATATTGCTCATTACAGCTCACACTGGAAATTGGGAACTTGCGGCACGGTATATTTCTATTTGTTTA
The nucleotide sequence above comes from bacterium. Encoded proteins:
- a CDS encoding lysophospholipid acyltransferase family protein — its product is MRRKAKSKLKKQIELGFGLFALQISRAVFRLMSLKTAFRLGTGLGKLAYRIMRSRRKMALNNLQAAFPDWSKEQRETVARGVFINLGCSLAEFMKAPSIGKSRLADMFEIEGKQYFDEVMSGGKGILLITAHTGNWELAARYISICLGHPVKVVARNADDQGTTSLVNDIRNQSGYDVMARGNAAKQILKALKQNIVVGILPDQNAGDLYVPFFGMECGSVAGPAVLHIRTGAPLLPVFSVRLPNGRHRLEVKPPIVFDRTGDTDTDVKTIMTLIQAEIEAHIRR